A single genomic interval of Antarcticibacterium arcticum harbors:
- a CDS encoding hemerythrin domain-containing protein has translation MPSPIKRHESLKHLSRDHHHGLLLCWKIREGLKKEIDPVRIRDYCRFFYAAQLVPHFEFEEEEVFSLLDQHHPLIKQALMEHRDLTALFQSEEAPVTVLKEIEQLLEAHIRFEERVLFNEIQQNSTEEVLAGVEKKENDLVTPNPDDWEDKFWLK, from the coding sequence ATGCCCTCTCCTATTAAAAGACACGAATCTCTCAAACACCTTAGCCGCGATCATCACCATGGTTTACTGCTTTGCTGGAAAATTAGGGAAGGTTTAAAAAAAGAGATTGACCCCGTGCGAATACGGGATTATTGCCGTTTTTTTTATGCAGCTCAATTGGTTCCGCATTTTGAATTTGAAGAAGAGGAAGTATTTAGCTTATTAGATCAACACCATCCTCTTATAAAACAAGCCCTTATGGAGCACCGTGACCTCACAGCGCTTTTTCAAAGCGAGGAGGCTCCTGTTACAGTATTAAAGGAGATTGAGCAATTACTGGAAGCACATATAAGGTTTGAAGAACGGGTTTTATTTAACGAGATCCAACAGAATTCTACGGAAGAGGTCCTTGCCGGCGTAGAAAAAAAAGAAAATGATCTGGTTACACCCAATCCCGATGATTGGGAAGATAAATTCTGGCTGAAATAG
- a CDS encoding sensory rhodopsin transducer — MKTYGKKTWIIAEGYIPSYGNGPEPEFTSHETACILNTSSSKAEIEITLFFTDKDPVGPYKVIVDAQRTKHLRFNDLRNPEPVPLDTDYACVIESNVPIVVQHTRLDSRQAENALLTTIAYFE, encoded by the coding sequence ATGAAAACATACGGAAAGAAGACCTGGATAATTGCTGAAGGTTATATTCCATCCTACGGGAATGGACCGGAACCTGAATTTACCAGTCATGAAACAGCGTGTATACTTAATACTTCCAGCAGTAAGGCAGAGATTGAAATAACTCTGTTTTTCACCGACAAAGACCCCGTGGGCCCATATAAAGTAATTGTAGATGCCCAGCGAACTAAGCATTTAAGGTTCAATGATCTCAGGAATCCAGAGCCCGTACCCTTAGATACAGATTATGCCTGTGTGATAGAATCGAATGTTCCCATAGTTGTACAACATACAAGGCTGGATTCCAGGCAGGCAGAGAATGCGCTCCTTACCACCATTGCATATTTCGAATAA
- a CDS encoding succinylglutamate desuccinylase/aspartoacylase domain-containing protein: MEQEVTQDTPRIIGTYTSNKKGPLLFVTGGVHGNEPSGVIALQKVFTELEKSRPQIEGTIIGVAGNKKALNLNKRFIDQDLNRTWTKENVDSGKTDTQEKKEMFEIIEILEQYPEKDFTKRYFLDCHTTSAATVPFISVQEVNDNDRWAHKFPTYIIRGFSDLVYGCIDHYLSRTGLTGFVFEAGQHEDKASIENHEGVIWLALKEACNLDLSKISCYPGCVDKFVKENAPEQKTFEIIHRHGLEDSDEFKMEQGFENFQKIEKGQLLAHQNGEEVRSEWNAHIFMPLYQAQGNDGFFVVKEV; the protein is encoded by the coding sequence ATGGAACAGGAAGTAACACAAGACACTCCCAGGATCATAGGAACATATACAAGTAATAAAAAAGGCCCCCTTCTCTTTGTAACCGGAGGGGTTCACGGGAATGAACCCAGTGGGGTAATAGCTCTGCAAAAAGTTTTTACCGAGCTGGAAAAATCCCGGCCGCAGATTGAAGGAACCATCATAGGAGTGGCCGGAAATAAAAAGGCTTTGAACCTCAATAAGCGGTTTATTGATCAGGACCTAAACAGGACCTGGACCAAAGAGAATGTAGATAGCGGAAAAACGGATACCCAGGAAAAAAAGGAAATGTTTGAGATCATTGAGATCCTTGAACAATATCCCGAAAAAGATTTTACAAAAAGGTATTTCCTTGATTGCCATACTACCTCTGCGGCTACCGTTCCTTTTATCTCGGTGCAGGAAGTAAATGACAATGACAGGTGGGCGCATAAATTTCCCACTTATATAATCAGGGGGTTTAGTGATCTTGTGTATGGTTGTATAGACCATTACTTAAGCCGTACAGGTTTAACAGGGTTTGTTTTTGAAGCGGGCCAGCATGAGGATAAAGCCTCAATAGAAAATCACGAAGGGGTGATCTGGCTGGCATTAAAAGAAGCCTGTAATTTAGATCTTTCTAAAATTTCCTGCTATCCCGGGTGTGTCGATAAATTTGTAAAGGAGAATGCCCCAGAACAAAAAACATTTGAGATCATACACCGCCACGGCCTGGAAGATAGCGATGAGTTTAAGATGGAACAGGGATTTGAGAATTTTCAGAAAATTGAAAAAGGACAGCTCCTCGCTCACCAGAATGGAGAGGAAGTTAGGAGTGAATGGAATGCGCATATTTTTATGCCTTTATATCAAGCCCAGGGCAATGATGGATTTTTTGTGGTGAAGGAGGTATAA
- a CDS encoding flavohemoglobin expression-modulating QEGLA motif protein, with the protein MLDISTFTDKSIKQILTSLKDKHEVTVSIPGGGMLHIEKDIPYLVVYRKKENDPGLLRIAKSEASYLIIGNKDFDLYKDLLFEVSNILSAHFNTYMILEIYSGEPQSNAFVIKGPEDKLSSSLAVFKKELESLNNVYSGLYLQAQIKNTHKRHPEGELPLMEVERAKLSGSVIVSLEIPPVFRDETGALYPVFFRGFRDYLIPAIHKFVYDFIRVQSSFEIPSYNALGTKYLKEKVFEIDKKLAEIESSYQFLWLVSPANIKEIKQTFFESNYEKLLDYHYRLLPIDPDVLKRELFNLKIEEVDDPAMSYLFREKREELDQQITMLNERGTKNFFYNSIRLYKGVERNLCEEAQALLTKVDEVQNNGPQDLIDSKGFSALARKEFDYFREQDENFKSRVHIRNDVNIMMVSQGELFIPEDYKMNRKESLALIQHEVGTHVLTYHNGSRQPLQQMKSGLADYDPLQEGLAVMAEYLVDGLTPNRLRTLAGRVVAGDALMEGADFKEIFHLLVKDYGFSAFRSFNITSRMLQGGGFLKDIIYLKGLVDLRKYLMEGGDYESLLSGKFGIKHTKIIKELTDRRILKPGALRPSYLLTENVTEKINLIREGLPLSQMITTT; encoded by the coding sequence ATGCTGGATATATCAACATTTACTGATAAATCAATTAAGCAAATATTAACAAGTCTAAAAGATAAACACGAGGTTACCGTATCAATTCCCGGTGGCGGAATGCTACATATTGAAAAAGACATTCCTTACCTGGTAGTTTACAGAAAAAAAGAAAATGATCCTGGACTCTTAAGGATCGCAAAAAGTGAGGCCTCTTACCTGATAATTGGGAATAAAGATTTTGACCTTTACAAAGACCTGCTGTTCGAGGTTAGCAATATTCTTTCAGCACACTTTAATACATATATGATCCTGGAAATATATTCCGGGGAACCACAGAGCAACGCTTTTGTAATAAAAGGGCCCGAGGATAAATTATCCTCTTCCCTAGCCGTTTTTAAAAAGGAATTGGAAAGTTTAAATAATGTTTATTCCGGGCTCTATTTACAGGCCCAGATAAAGAATACCCACAAGCGGCATCCGGAAGGTGAGTTACCTCTTATGGAGGTTGAACGCGCAAAACTATCTGGGAGTGTGATAGTAAGTCTTGAAATTCCCCCTGTGTTCAGGGATGAAACCGGAGCCCTATATCCAGTATTCTTCCGGGGATTCCGGGATTATTTAATACCTGCCATTCATAAGTTTGTCTATGATTTCATACGGGTTCAGTCCTCGTTTGAGATCCCAAGTTATAATGCGCTTGGCACAAAATATTTAAAGGAAAAAGTGTTTGAAATAGATAAAAAACTGGCAGAAATTGAAAGCAGCTACCAGTTTTTATGGCTGGTTTCCCCAGCGAATATCAAGGAAATTAAACAAACCTTTTTTGAAAGTAATTATGAAAAATTACTGGATTATCATTACCGCCTGCTACCTATAGACCCAGATGTTCTTAAAAGGGAACTTTTTAACCTAAAGATCGAAGAGGTAGATGATCCTGCCATGTCCTACCTGTTCAGGGAAAAAAGGGAGGAGCTTGACCAACAGATCACCATGCTTAATGAGCGGGGCACCAAAAATTTCTTTTACAACAGCATACGCCTTTATAAAGGGGTTGAAAGAAACCTTTGTGAAGAAGCCCAGGCTTTATTAACAAAGGTTGATGAAGTTCAAAATAACGGTCCACAGGACTTAATTGATTCCAAAGGGTTTAGTGCCCTCGCGAGGAAAGAATTTGATTATTTCAGGGAACAGGATGAAAATTTTAAAAGCAGGGTGCACATTAGGAATGATGTAAACATCATGATGGTTTCACAGGGGGAGCTGTTTATTCCCGAGGATTATAAAATGAACCGGAAGGAATCTCTCGCACTTATCCAACATGAAGTGGGAACCCACGTGTTAACTTACCACAATGGCAGCAGGCAACCTTTACAACAAATGAAAAGCGGGCTTGCAGATTATGATCCTTTGCAGGAAGGCCTTGCCGTAATGGCAGAATACCTTGTAGACGGCCTTACGCCTAACCGGTTACGTACTTTGGCCGGCCGGGTGGTTGCCGGTGATGCCCTAATGGAAGGTGCCGATTTTAAGGAAATCTTCCATTTATTGGTAAAAGACTATGGATTTTCAGCATTTCGATCGTTTAACATCACCTCCAGAATGCTTCAGGGCGGCGGATTTTTAAAAGACATAATTTACCTGAAAGGCCTTGTTGATCTTAGAAAATATTTAATGGAAGGAGGCGATTATGAATCCCTTCTATCCGGAAAGTTTGGAATAAAACACACAAAAATAATAAAAGAGTTGACAGACCGCCGCATCCTTAAACCTGGAGCCTTGCGGCCAAGTTATCTTCTTACAGAGAATGTTACAGAGAAAATTAATTTAATCAGGGAGGGATTACCCCTTTCTCAAATGATAACCACCACATGA
- a CDS encoding glutathione synthetase produces the protein MKICFVVNSVESEKSGTTAFIMHEARKRNHEVYAMGVGDFSFTNDQELAVIATSLPKNASPKTARDFIDVLHSEKAKKQKILVKELDVLFIRNNPTEEAEGRNWAEHSGVAFGRMVQKEGVLVLNDAYGLSDAFIDKLYFEELPSSIKPASLISRSKEDILEFFENHKKKMVLKPLEGSGGRGVYLIDKNEKNLNQIIENLAAQGYIIAQEFLPAVKDGDVRVLLMNGRVMEKDGKFGVIRRVSGEGEFRSNISQGATTEFSEYTDDMRKIVDIVAPKLIRDGLFFVGLDIVKDKLIEINVLSPGGMDSFPVVGLPDFSDVVVKAIERKLEYKKNYGDKISNRELATME, from the coding sequence ATGAAAATTTGTTTTGTAGTTAACAGTGTAGAATCCGAAAAAAGCGGAACCACTGCCTTCATTATGCATGAAGCCCGAAAAAGAAATCACGAAGTTTACGCCATGGGTGTTGGAGACTTTAGTTTTACCAATGACCAGGAGCTTGCAGTGATTGCAACTTCATTGCCTAAAAATGCAAGCCCTAAAACCGCCCGGGATTTTATTGATGTCCTGCACAGTGAAAAGGCTAAAAAACAAAAGATTTTAGTTAAAGAACTGGATGTTCTTTTTATAAGGAACAATCCTACGGAAGAAGCTGAAGGTAGGAATTGGGCTGAACACTCCGGGGTAGCTTTCGGAAGAATGGTGCAAAAAGAAGGTGTTCTTGTGTTGAATGACGCTTACGGCCTGTCTGACGCTTTTATAGATAAACTATACTTTGAGGAATTGCCCAGCAGTATTAAACCTGCATCCCTTATTTCCCGAAGCAAGGAAGACATCCTTGAATTCTTTGAAAACCATAAAAAGAAAATGGTTTTAAAGCCCCTGGAAGGTTCTGGAGGCCGTGGGGTATATCTAATTGACAAAAATGAGAAAAACCTGAACCAGATCATTGAAAACCTTGCCGCACAGGGTTATATTATTGCCCAGGAATTCCTGCCTGCTGTAAAAGACGGTGATGTGAGGGTATTGCTTATGAATGGAAGGGTGATGGAAAAAGACGGAAAATTTGGAGTTATAAGAAGAGTAAGTGGCGAGGGAGAATTTAGAAGTAATATCTCACAAGGGGCTACAACAGAGTTTAGCGAATATACAGATGATATGAGAAAGATCGTTGATATTGTTGCTCCCAAGCTCATAAGGGACGGACTTTTCTTTGTAGGCCTTGATATAGTAAAGGACAAATTGATCGAGATAAACGTTTTAAGCCCGGGGGGAATGGACAGTTTCCCTGTAGTAGGCCTGCCCGATTTTTCTGATGTTGTGGTAAAGGCAATTGAGCGAAAACTGGAATATAAAAAGAATTATGGCGATAAGATTTCAAACAGGGAGCTTGCCACAATGGAATAA
- a CDS encoding alpha-amylase family glycosyl hydrolase has product MKNNKYTWWQTGVLYQIYPRSYKDSNADGIGDLPGIIEKLDYITNLGIKGVWISPFYSSPMADFGYDVSDYTGIHPMFGTMDDFDQLLSEVHKRELKLILDFVPNHSSEAHPWFQESRSSRDNPKRNWYIWKDPAQDGGPPNNWGSAFGGSGWEYDEQTGQYYYHAFLKEQPDLNWRNPEVQKEMLNVMRFWLNKGVDGFRVDVMWHMIKDELFRNNPPNPDYTEEKSPYDKLLQVYNTDQFEVHDIVKMMRQVMEEYDERVMIGEIYLPIDRLVAYYGQDNEGAHLPFNFQLVMTPWDARKIEAAVNKYEGALPPDGWPNWVLGNHDNSRIATRVGLDQVKNAAILLLTLRGTPTIYYGEELGMTDVEIPATKVQDPQEKNIPGKGLGRDPERTPMQWDTSKNGGFSEGEPWLPLMENHSEWNVERQQQQPESILNFYKRLIALRNQEEALQIGNYIPVMASGNMLSYMREGRNKKFLIALNLGEGTEKCNPAIKDWSGKVVVSTHPELEEREFSNNIYLGANQGIVIEIK; this is encoded by the coding sequence ATGAAAAATAATAAATATACATGGTGGCAAACCGGAGTTTTATACCAGATCTATCCAAGATCTTATAAGGATAGTAATGCCGATGGGATAGGAGATCTCCCGGGGATTATTGAAAAACTGGATTACATAACAAACCTGGGGATTAAAGGAGTGTGGATCTCTCCATTTTATAGCTCTCCCATGGCAGATTTTGGTTATGATGTAAGTGATTATACAGGAATCCATCCCATGTTTGGAACAATGGACGACTTTGACCAATTGCTTAGTGAGGTTCATAAAAGAGAACTTAAACTTATACTAGATTTTGTGCCAAATCACTCTTCAGAGGCACATCCCTGGTTTCAGGAATCCCGAAGTTCACGGGATAATCCCAAACGGAACTGGTATATATGGAAAGATCCCGCGCAAGATGGTGGCCCTCCCAATAATTGGGGGAGTGCCTTTGGGGGGAGTGGCTGGGAATACGATGAACAAACAGGCCAGTATTATTATCACGCGTTTTTAAAAGAACAACCAGATCTCAACTGGAGAAATCCGGAAGTTCAGAAAGAAATGCTGAATGTAATGAGATTCTGGCTGAACAAAGGGGTAGATGGTTTTCGGGTAGATGTAATGTGGCATATGATCAAAGATGAATTATTTAGAAATAATCCGCCAAATCCCGATTATACCGAAGAAAAATCTCCTTATGATAAATTGTTACAGGTCTATAATACAGATCAGTTTGAGGTGCATGACATCGTAAAAATGATGCGGCAGGTTATGGAAGAATATGATGAGCGTGTAATGATTGGGGAAATATACCTGCCAATAGACAGGCTTGTTGCTTATTATGGGCAGGATAATGAGGGGGCGCATTTACCTTTTAATTTTCAATTGGTGATGACTCCCTGGGATGCAAGGAAAATAGAAGCAGCTGTAAATAAATATGAAGGAGCTTTACCGCCAGATGGCTGGCCAAACTGGGTTTTGGGAAACCACGATAATTCGCGAATTGCTACCAGGGTAGGTTTAGATCAGGTAAAGAATGCAGCAATATTACTTCTCACGCTGAGGGGAACCCCCACAATTTATTATGGGGAGGAATTGGGAATGACAGATGTGGAAATTCCTGCAACCAAAGTTCAGGATCCACAGGAAAAAAATATTCCCGGAAAGGGTCTTGGCCGTGATCCTGAAAGAACCCCTATGCAGTGGGATACTTCTAAAAATGGAGGATTTAGTGAAGGCGAACCATGGTTGCCATTAATGGAAAATCATTCTGAATGGAATGTTGAACGCCAGCAGCAGCAACCTGAAAGCATTCTTAATTTCTATAAGCGGCTTATTGCTTTGAGAAACCAGGAAGAAGCCCTTCAAATCGGAAATTATATACCTGTTATGGCAAGCGGAAATATGCTCTCCTATATGAGAGAAGGGAGGAATAAAAAGTTTCTTATCGCATTAAATCTTGGAGAAGGTACAGAGAAGTGCAATCCTGCAATAAAGGACTGGAGTGGGAAGGTTGTTGTATCCACCCACCCCGAATTGGAAGAACGAGAATTTTCCAATAACATTTACCTCGGGGCAAATCAGGGGATTGTTATAGAAATTAAATAA